From a region of the Danaus plexippus chromosome 22 unlocalized genomic scaffold, MEX_DaPlex mxdp_27, whole genome shotgun sequence genome:
- the LOC116773527 gene encoding UDP-glucosyltransferase 2-like — translation MLKLFSVAFLLFEINLTQSANILAVFPYPSISHQLVFQPLIEKLVLLEHNVTVITPYPQYKKKEEAPYNLKEIDVQDLSYKIYRKIFNSDLYKEKRDTLNQIKLTLEVSLEVFEGQMLNEQVQEILKVVNKNFDIILVEAVLKVCLGLSHIFKGPIIQISSMGPVPYNQDSYGIPDHPFLYPSFWNRRIYNLTVFEKVKELQMNEWWIKNVRQELEIEENRIIRNIFGPETPNINELKKNVDMLFLNIHPIFVDNQPVPPDVIYVGGIHIKPRKELPKDLSKVLDSSKSGVIYFSMGTNIKKSHLPSETIQMFINTFSSLPYDILWKCDEDIQITSKNIKILKWFPQSDLLAHPKVKLFITQGGLQSTDEAINAGVPLIGLPMIADQWYNVEKYVHHKIGLKLDISTLTKEVLINAIETVITNNSYRQNILRLRALMQDQKEKPLERAVRWIEYTLRHGGPKHMRSGAANLTWQQYYELELIIIAVAIILISMGLFLALVYFITHCILKFFKQKIKLT, via the exons ATGTTGAAACTATTTTCGGTCGCTTTCcttctatttgaaataaatttaacgcaATCTGCAAATATTTTGGCAGTGTTTCCATATCCCTCCATAAGTCACCAACTAGTATTTCAGCCGTTGATTGAAAAGTTGGTTTTGTTGGAACATAATGTGACGGTCATTACTCCATATCCTCAATATAAGAAAAAGGAAGAAGCCccttacaatttaaaagaaatagatGTGCAAGatctaagttataaaatataccgaaaaatatttaattctgatttatataaagagaaaagGGATACACTTAATCAAATAAAGCTTACTCTTGAGGTTTCGTTGGAGGTGTTTGAAGGCCAAATGTTAAATGAACAAGTTCAAGAAATACTCAAGGTAGTCAATAAGAATTTTGACATAATACTAGTAGAAGCTGTTCTAAAAGTGTGTCTAGGGCTCTCACATATCTTTAAAGGACCAATAATCCAGATAAGTTCTATGGGTCCTGTTCCGTATAATCAAGATTCATATGGGATCCCGGATCATCCATTTCTATACCCATCATTTTGGAATCGTAGAATTTATAATCTAACAGTTTTTGAAAAAGTTAAAGAACTTCAGATGAATGAATGGtggataaaaaatgtaagacAGGAGCTCGAAATAGAAGAAAACagaataataagaaacatCTTCGGACCAGAAACTCCAAATATtaatgagttaaaaaaaaatgttgacatGCTGTTTTTGAATATCCATCCGATATTTGTTGATAATCAACCTGTTCCTCCCGATGTCATATATGTAGGAGGGATACATATAAAGCCTAGAAAAGAATTGCCAAAG GATTTAAGTAAAGTATTGGATTCTTCAAAAAGCGGggtcatttattttagtatggGTACTAACATTAAGAAGTCACATTTACCATCTGAAACAAtccaaatgtttataaatactttttcaagCTTACCGTATGATATTTTATGGAAATGCGATGAAGATATACAAATAACTtcgaaaaatatcaaaatattgaaatggttTCCACAATCAGATCTTTTAG caCATCCAAaagttaaactttttataacccAAGGAGGTCTTCAATCTACAGATGAAGCTATAAACGCTGGAGTACCACTTATAGGTTTACCTATGATAGCCGATCAATGGTATAATGTTGAGAAGTATGTACATCATAAAATTGGCCTCAAACTTGATATATCTACGCTAACTAAAGAAGTTTTAATCAATGCTATTGAAAcagtaataacaaataacag ctATCGCCAAAATATATTGCGCTTACGCGCTTTAATGCAGGACCAAAAGGAAAAACCATTGGAGAGAGCTGTCCGTTGGATAGAATATACTCTTCGACATGGTGGACCAAAGCATATGAGATCTGGTGCAGCAAATTTAACGTGGCAGCAGTATTATGAGCTGGAACTAATTATTATAGCTGTTGCAATTATCTTAATATCAATGGGGCTATTTTTGGCattagtgtattttattacacactgtattttaaaattctttaaacaaaaaattaaattaacttaa
- the LOC133320404 gene encoding UDP-glucosyltransferase 2-like: MELLRIICFLFFLIKCESARILAVFPIPAYSHQVTFRPYTQELAKRGHEVTVITSHPAFPKGKTPENFTEIDVHEAGEEIRKEFFSEVVKFNGLIEQQTMTINVFSRAMEKYLSLGLLDEFLNNKTHQFDLVVVEASVKQALVFSHVFQAPAIQLSSFGGYLGTFEAVGASTHPLLYPSIVRQRFQNLTMWNKLLEYFNHYYMMWIYYRAENYNNMVLKKYFGPNVPELSKLNKNIALLFLNIHSVWDSNRPVPPNVIYLGELNKNKPKRLQQEIQSYLDSSKHGVIYVSFGTNINKGILTHERLQIIIKVLSELPYDVLMKNDGVEAMDPSIKNIRLFDWVPQTGVLNHPKVKLFITQGGLQSSHEAIEAGVPLIGIPLMWDQMLNVDKYVKFKIGLQLDIYSLNEDTFKKSVETVLGNGSFRTNIEKLRTIMNDQPQTPVEKAVWWTEYVLKYGGEHLGSESAYVEWSEYYEIELIASVLTAVIVIIISGLLLMKRFLRFTNIDK, from the exons ATGGAGTTGTTAAGAAtcatttgtttcttattttttttaataaaatgtgaatCTGCCAGAATACTAGCAGTGTTTCCAATTCCTGCGTATAGTCATCAGGTCACATTCCGACCATATACACAAGAATTAGCGAAACGAGGTCACGAAGTTACTGTTATAACTTCACATCCAGCATTTCCTAAGGGTAAAACGCCagaaaattttacagaaatagACGTTCATGAAGCAGGAgaagaaataagaaaagaatTTTTCTCTGAAGTGGTAAAATTTAATGGTTTGATAGAGCAACAAACGATGACGATAAATGTTTTCAGCCGCGCTATGGAAAAATATCTAAGTTTAGGCCTACTGGACGAATTTTTGAATAACAAGACACATCAATTTGATTTGGTAGTAGTGGAGGCTAGCGTAAAGCAAGCTTTAGTATTTTCCCATGTATTTCAAGCACCAGCTATTCAATTGAGTTCATTTGGTGGATACCTCGGAACATTTGAAGCTGTGGGAGCCTCAACTCACCCGTTATTATACCCATCTATAGTAAGACAAAGATTTCAAAATCTAACAATGTGGAATAAGTTACTGGAATactttaatcattattatatgatgTGGATATATTATCGTGccgaaaattataacaatatggtccttaaaaaatattttggccCTAACGTTCCAGAATTATCAAAATTGAATAAGAACATTGCCCTACTTTTCTTAAACATCCACTCTGTTTGGGATAGTAATCGTCCTGTACCACCTAacgttatatatttaggtgaattgaataaaaacaaaccgAAACGCTTACAACAG GAAATTCAATCGTATTTAGATTCGTCTAAGCACGGAGTTATATATGTTAGTTTCGgaacaaatattaacaaaggCATATTGACACATGAAAGACtacagattattataaaagtattatctGAACTACCCTATGATGTATTAATGAAGAATGACGGCGTGGAAGCTATGGACCcttcaattaaaaacattagaCTGTTCGATTGGGTTCCTCAGACCGGTGttttaa atcATCCAAAAGTAAAACTGTTCATCACACAAGGAGGACTGCAATCATCACATGAAGCTATAGAAGCCGGTGTACCATTGATTGGTATTCCATTGATGTGGGATCAAATGTTGAATGTCGATAAATacgtcaaatttaaaataggacTTCAATTAGATATATACTCTTTAAATGAAGATACTTTTAAGAAAAGCGTAGAAACAGTTCTAGGCAATGGAAG TTTTAGAACAAACATAGAAAAACTTCGCACTATAATGAATGATCAACCTCAAACACCAGTAGAAAAAGCTGTATGGTGGACAgaatacgttttaaaatacGGTGGCGAACATCTTGGATCAGAATCAGCGTACGTGGAATGGTctgaatattatgaaatcGAATTAATAGCTTCTGTTTTAACAGccgttattgttataataatatccggATTGTTATTGATGAAAAGGTTTCTAAGGTTtacaaatattgataaatga
- the LOC116773643 gene encoding UDP-glucosyltransferase 2-like: protein MKVLQVLHILVFVGICESARILAVFPLPSYSHQAAFRPYTQELAKRGHKVTVITTHPAFSKKELPDNLTEIDISGPGEEVRTDIFLKLDKANSLLEQQAIGIKFLNVLMKKCLDSGLLDQYLNNKVHKFDLVVVEATATQALVFSHVFNAPAIQISSFGGNYGTFEAVGASSHPLIYPSAARQRFQGLTIWNRLLEYFSHYYLMWTYYESEKYDDILLKEYFGPDTPVMAKLKHNIALVLLNIHHVWDANRPVPPNVVYLGELNQNKRKELPKELKEYLDSSKNGVIYVSFGTNVNRGILTPEKLKIMIKVFHGLPYDILMKSDNTTDMNSSKNIRMFNWIPQTDVLHHPKLKLFITQGGLHSSQEAIDAGVPLIGIPMMWDQWLNVDRYVKFNIGLQLDINTLNEETTRKAIETILNNESYKNNILKFRNFLYDQPQKPLEKAIWWTEYVLKYGGEHLRTPAATIEWSEYYEIEIIISIALTILCVVFASVFVVKRFIS, encoded by the exons atgaaggTGTTGCAAGTGCTTCATATTTTGGTTTTTGTCGGGATATGTGAATCGGCTAGAATATTAGCTGTATTTCCGCTTCCTTCATATAGCCATCAAGCCGCGTTTCGACCATACACGCAAGAATTAGCAAAACGTGGGCACAAAGTTACCGTCATAACGACACACCCAGCTTTTTCTAAGAAAGAATTACCTGATAATCTTACAGAAATAGATATAAGTGGACCAGGTGAAGAAGTGagaacagatatttttttgaaattagatAAAGCAAATAGCTTATTAGAACAACAAGCAATAggtattaaattcttaaacgtattaatgaaaaaatgtttagatTCTGGTTTACTAGATcagtatttaaacaataaggTGCATAAATTCGATTTAGTTGTAGTGGAAGCTACAGCGACACAAGCATTAGTATTTTCGCATGTTTTTAATGCACCTGCTATTCAAATCAGTTCATTTGGTGGAAACTATGGGACGTTTGAAGCAGTAGGAGCTTCATCTCACCCTTTGATATACCCATCAGCAGCAAGGCAAAGATTTCAAGGTCTTACAATATGGAATAGATTGTTGGAGTATTTTTCTCATTACTACCTTATGTGGACGTATTACGAATCTGAAAAGTACGACGATATTTTGCTTAAGGAATACTTTGGTCCTGATACCCCAGTAATGGCCAAgctaaaacataatattgctCTAGTATTACTAAACATACATCATGTTTGGGATGCTAATCGGCCTGTTCCACCCAATGTGGTGTACCTCGGCGAattgaatcaaaataaaagaaaagagTTACCAAag GAATTGAAAGAGTATCTAGATTCATCGAAAAATGGAGTAATATATGTGAGTTTTGGGACAAATGTCAATAGAGGTATACTCACacctgaaaaattaaaaattatgataaaagtaTTTCATGGTCTACCGtatgacattttaatgaaGAGTGACAACACAACTGATATGAATTcatcaaaaaatatcagaatGTTTAATTGGATTCCTCAAACTGATGTGCTAc ATCATcctaaacttaaattattcatcACTCAAGGCGGCCTGCACTCATCGCAAGAAGCTATAGATGCTGGAGTGCCTCTGATCGGCATTCCAATGATGTGGGACCAGTGGCTTAATGTAGatagatatgttaaatttaatataggacttcaattagatataaatacaCTCAACGAAGAAACGACGAGAAAAGCTATAGAAACAATTCTAAACAACGAAAG ctataaaaataatatattgaaattccGTAATTTCTTATATGATCAACCTCAAAAACCGTTGGAAAAGGCTATTTGGTGGACggaatatgttttaaaatatggcgGAGAACATTTGCGTACCCCAGCGGCAACAATAGAATGGTCAGAATATTACGAAATTGAGATAATAATTTCTATTGCATTGACGATCTTGTGTGTTGTGTTTGCTAGTGTTTTTGTAGTAAAGAGATTCATAAGTTGA